Proteins encoded within one genomic window of Vanrija pseudolonga chromosome 3, complete sequence:
- the prp4_1 gene encoding uncharacterized protein: MVVIQLRPPPLPNTPSKRADSVMPSLEEDFNHIALHGQKLATAQAEFAAALTSFSRNKSLSEVPEEAPTWLASLKQELGEQVAASNAASAAATAAANAATAAANAATAAANAATTASNEAKNSVKTLMTVANTLEKAVANGRLDHAVATRWAIARVANGRSKAGEHPLVPLERRPQLPETFVVDAPLPALLHAPRGFPTTLSAAWGLDDDSIIRLLDAYAQVLEATPVQRRNQFFSFIGV; the protein is encoded by the exons ATGGTTGTGATTCAACTtcgaccaccacctcttCCAAACACCCCTTCAAAGCGCGCCGACTCTGT GATGCCCTCCCTTGAGGAGGACTTCAACCACATTGCACTTCATGGGCAGAAGCTGGCCACAGCGCAGGCTGA ATTTGCCGCTGCCCTCACATCATTCTCTCGCAATAAATCTCTGAGTGAAGTCCCGGAGGAGGCGCCTACGTGGCTCGCCTCTCTCAAacaggagctcggcgagcaggtcgccgcAAGCAACGCTGctagcgccgccgcgacggccgctgccaacgcggccaccgccgccgccaacgcggccaccgccgccgccaacgcggccaccaccgcctccaaCGAGGCTAAGAACTCCGTTAAGACGCTCATGACCGTGGCCAACACGCTCGAGAAGGCCGTTGCCAACGGTCGTCTCGACCACGCGGTGGC GACTCGCTGGGCGATCGCCCGCGTTGCCAACGGCCGCAGCAAGGCGGGAGAGCACCCTCTCGTGcccctcgagcgccgcccgcAGCTCCCCGAGACCTTTGTGGTTGACGCACCGCTACCTGCGCTTCTTCACGCCCCGCGTGGGTTCCCGACGAcgctgtcggcggcctggGGTCTGGACG ATGACTCGATCATTAGGCTGCTCGACGCCTATGCCCAGGTGCTGGAGGCTACGCCCGTCCAGCGTCGCAATCAGTTCTTCTCCTTCATCGGCGTGTGA
- the cut23 gene encoding Anaphase-promoting complex subunit 8, translated as MSPPPLSAATKIQMAHDIRVTIRELKDRGLLVAAKWASELLTSLPKEYRTSPYLPFSPPVQQIGLSSPPHAGPRPSLGEFLPSPGPGMFSGSSGYSVNAEPGPSRSTTRHGVELEEEDDVLEEDEFQLAKSYFDIRELDRVVHTLRNAKGSRSRFLKCYAAYLSADRKAQESLPHFLDNKQERLALFPALNSILDEIDGDTDPYLTYLRGLLHMRLEQRQAATECFVKSIRERPYNWSCWSQLAQLVDSADRFIELKESLPSTPMLTFFAIVVMLDLHTATDLVQSMIAELQAIFPTSVHLRAQRAMVYYHQRDFTAAEKEFDMVQQADPYRMEEVDIYSNMLYVMDKRAKLGKLAHEYAEIDRNRPEVCCLIGNYYSSRADHTKAITYFKRALVFNRDYLPAWTLMGHEFVELKNSHAAIEAYRKAIDVNAKDYRAWYGLGQAYELLDMPMYAIEYYNQATSLRPYDCRMWSALATVYEGLGRLSDAIAAHTRALLGADKTQTPQILAKLASLHATLDAARGVQHSREAAEYHRKLLALGESERTEFAELASSYMAVAEYEMRGGLVERSARKGRRSSVVASRRRSAPPQPEERGDWALAAQYLEKVAQSNAPQRDQASELLRELRVKEARLGLGA; from the exons atgtcgccgccaccgctgtCAGCAGCGACAAAGATCCAAATGGCTCACGATATTCGCGTGACCATTCGCGAACTGAAGGACCGCGGCCTGCTCGTTGCTGCCAAGTG GGCCTCTGAGCTCctcacctcgctgccgaAGGAGTATCGCACCTCACCATACCTCCCCTTCTCCCCACCAGTTCAGCAAATTGGCCTCTCTTCCCCTCCTCACGCTGGACCCCGCCCATCGCTGGGAGAGTTCCTCCCCTCTCCTGGACCAGGAATGTTCAGCGGGAGCAGTGGGTACAGCGTCAACGCCGAACCTGGACCATCGCGCTCAACAACGAGACATGGCGTCGAGTtagaggaggaggacgacgtgctcgaggaggacgagttccagctcgccaagtcTTACTTTGAcatccgcgagctcgaccgcgtcgtccaCACGCTGCGAAATGCCAAgggctcgcgctcacgctTCCTCAAGTGCTATGCGGCGTACCTATCGGCTGATCGCAAGGCGCAAGAGTCACTTCCCCATTTCCTTGACAACAAGCAGGAGCGTCTTGCCCTCTTCCCCGCGTTAAACTCCATTCTCGACGAGATCGATGGCGACACGGACCCATATCTCACCTACCTGCGTGGCCTTCTCCACATGCGCTTGGAgcagcgccaggcggcgACAGAATGCTTTGTCAAGAGTATTCGCGAGAGGCCATACAActggagctgctggagcCAACTCGCTCAGCtggtcgactcggccgaTAGG TTCATCGAACTCAAGGAGAGCCTGCCCTCGACCCCCATGCTCACGTTCTTCGCCATTGTCGTCATGCTCGACCTGCACACTGCCACAGACCTTGTGCAGAGCATGATTGCAGAGCTCCAGGCGATCTTCCCAACCAGCGTACACctgcgagcgcagcgcgcaaTGGTCTACTACCATCAGCGCG ACTTCACagccgccgagaaggagtTTGACATGGTACAACAGGCAGATCCGTACCGCatggaggaggtcgacaTCTACTCCAACATGCTCTACGTTATGGACAAGCGTGCCAAGCTGGGGAAGCTAGCACACGAGTACGCCGAGATCGACCGCAACAGGCCAGAAGTGTGCTGTTTGATCG GCAACTACTACTCGTCTCGAGCAGACCATACCAAAGCCATCACCTATTTCAAGCGCGCTCTCGTGTTCAACCGCGACTACCTCCCCGCTTGGACCTTGATGGGCCACGAGTTTGTCGAGCTCAAGAACTCGCACGCGGCTATCGAAGCGTACCGCAAGGCGATCGACGTCAACGCGAAGGACTACCGTGCTTGGTATGGTCTTGGCCAGGCGtacgagctcctcgacatgCCCATGTACGCCATCGAGTACTACAACCAGGCGACGTCACTGCG GCCGTACGATTGCCGCATGTGGTCGGCCCTGGCCACAGTGTACGAAGGCCTTGGTCGTCTATCAGACGCCATCGCCGCTCACACGCGTGCACTTCTCGGTGCGGACAAGACGCAGACGCCACAgatcctcgccaagctggcATCACTACACGCAACACTCGACGCAGCCCGTGGCGTTCAGCACTCGCGCGAAGCGGCAGAGTACCACCGCAAGTTGCTCGCCCTAGGCGAGAGTGAGCGGACCGAGTTTGCAGAGCTCGCATCAAGCTACATGGCTGTCGCGGAGTACGAGATGCGTGGTGGGCTGGTTGAGCGCTCTGCACGTAAGGGACGTCGGAGTAGCGTTGTCGCCTCGAGACGCAGGAGCGCGCCACCCCAGCCTGAAGAGCGCGGCGACTGGGCTCTCGCCGCACAGTACCTCGAGAAGGTTGCGCAGAGCAATGCCCCGCAGAGGGACCAGGCCAGTGAGctcctgcgcgagctgcgtgTGAAGGAGGCGAGACTTGGGCTGGGGGCATAG
- the SPBP35G2.12 gene encoding putative Nudix hydrolase encodes MRSVLLNTLRSSSRLPSFTSPRAALAPHFTRTMSSSAAPSPSVTSPAVTASSVTSPAAPGVQEPEIIDVEDYKTDARWLKLQRIKWRDQEGKERFWEVANRTTRSRGGVDSCHILALVHRLQIGVCVVLIEQYRPPAGAVVVEFPAGLIDENEAPATTALRELHEETGYAGPGVSVRTVSPVLVKDPGMTGANCHLVTVDVKLGPDAPDPVPKLEPGEHIVTRLVPIQHLASVLRDYEKRGFAIDALVSSVALGISLGGVI; translated from the exons ATGAGGAGCGTGCTACTCAACACTCTCAGATCTAGCAGCAGACTACCCTCTTTCACTtcaccccgcgccgcactcGCCCCACACTTCACCCGCACCATGTCGTCATCAGCGGCCCCCAGCCCGTCCGTCACGAGCCCGGCAGTCACCGCTTCGTCTGTCACGAGCCCTGCCGCGCCAGGAGTGCAGGAGCCCGAGAtcatcgacgtcgaggactACAAGACCGACGCGCGGTGGCTCAAGCTCCAGCGCATCAAGTGGCGCGATcaggagggcaaggag CGCTTCTGGGAGGTTGCGAACcgcacgacgaggtcaaggggCGGCGTGGACA GCTGCCATATCCTTGCGCTTGTCCACCGCCTGCAGATTGGCGTCTGCGTCGTCCTGATTGAGCAGTACCGtccccccgccggcgcggttGTTGTCG AGTTCCCCGCCGGCCTGATCGACGAGAACGAGGCGCCGGCTACGAcagcgctgcgcgagctgcacgagGAGACGGGGTACGCCGGTCCCGGTGTGAGTGTGCGCACCGTGTCGCCAGTGCTCGTCAAGGACCCCGG CATGACCGGTGCCAACTGCCACCTGGTCACCGTCGACGTCAAGCTGGGCCCAGACGCGCCTGACCCGGTGCCCAAGCTCGAGCCGGGCGAGCACATCGTCACGAGGCTGGTGCCGATCCAGCACCTTGCGAGCGTGCTGCGTG ACTACGAGAAGCGCGGGTTCGccatcgacgcgctcgtgtcGTCTGTCGCGCTGGGCATCTCGCTTGGCGGTGTGATTTGA
- the ARD gene encoding D-arabinitol 2-dehydrogenase [ribulose-forming], producing the protein MSIRAAVPALASPVRARAAAAVAGASASAAVAASSSVGGARAVSTTSVVASPAPTPAVKAASSSTQPTRTPRTLPSFSMANKVCVVTGAGRGLGNLMARTLVESGASDIVIIDLKREDAAAAAAELAQSFVDQGLAAEGEINALGIGCNVADEESVKAAFAEIKERFGRVDSLVTAAGIVENFSAHDYPTEKIRKLMDINVMGTWFCALEAANLMPNGGSITMIGSMSGSIVNIPQKQTPYNFSKAAVRHMARSLAVEWATQNIRVNCISPGYMLTNLTKVILDNDPVLRDQWLSKIPVGRMGDPSDLAGAVAYLASDASKYTTGAELTVDGGYTCV; encoded by the exons ATGTCCATCCGTGCTGCCGTTCCTGCGCTCGCGAGCCCcgtccgcgcgcgcgccgctgctgccgttgctggcgccagcgctagcgctgccgtcgctgcgtcgtcgtcggtgggtggtgcgcgcgccgtgtcgaccaCGTCGGTGGTCGCTTCGCCGGCGCCTACGCCTGCTGTCAAGGCTGCGTCGTCTTCTACCCAG CCAACGCGCACCCCCCGCACCCTCCCCTCGTTCAGCATGGCGAACAAGGTGTGCGTCGTCACGGGCGCAGGCCGCGGGCTGGGCAACCTGAtggcgcgcacgctcgtcgaGTCGGGTGCGAGCGAcatcgtcatcatcgacCTGAAGCGCGAggatgccgccgcggccgctgccgagctcgcgcagtcGTTTGTCGACCAgggcctcgctgccgagggcgagatcaACGCGCTCGGTATCGGGTGCAATGttgcggacgaggagagcgtcAAGGCTGCCTTtgccgagatcaaggagcgTTTCGGGCGGGTCGACTCGTTGGTCACCGCCGCTGGCATCGTCGAGAACTTTTCCGCGCACGACTACCCGACTGAGAAGATCCGCAAGCTCATGGACATCAACGTGATGGGCACATGGTTCTGTG CTCTCGAGGCCGCCAACCTCATGCCCAACGGCGGCAGCATCACCATGATCGGTAGCATGAGCGGCAGCATTGTGAACATTCCTCAGAAGCAGACTCCTTACAACTTTTCAA AGGCGGCCGTCCGCCACATGGCCCGttccctcgccgtcgagtgGGCGACGCAGAACATTCGCGTCAACTGCATTTCGCCCGGATACATGCTCACTAACCTG ACCAAGGTcatcctcgacaacgacccGGTGCTGCGTGACCAGTGGCTGAGCAAGATCCCCGTG GGCCGCATGGGCGACCCGTCCGACctggccggcgccgtcgcctaCCTCGCGTCCGACGCGTCAAAGTACACGacgggcgccgagctgaccGTTGACGGGGGGTACACTTGTGTCTAA
- the SPAC26A3.11_1 gene encoding Hydrolase: protein MATITAKPFRLALLQLAGLNATKANNIAVARKAVATAAAAKPKPDLIVLPEIWNSPYAVTAFAQYSERVPNVKGGKEVAGSEPEGESITALREMAREAGVYLIGGSIPEREDGTDNIYNTLTAYDPAGNIIAKHRKVHLFDIDIPGRQTFKESDSLSAGNDLTTFDTPFGKIGVGICYDIRFPEMAMIAAREGAIAMIYPAAFNTTTGPMHWTHLQKARAVDNQIYVAMASPSRHPEAAYQAYGHSSVVDPLGNVIDEADEHEAIIYADIDPELLATTRRNLPVTIQRRFDVYADVSKAAPQ from the exons ATGGCAACGATCACCGCCAAGCCgttccgcctcgcgctcctccagctcgcaGGCCTGAACGCAACCAAGGCGAACAACATTgccgtcgcgcgcaaggccgtcgcgacggccgcggccgccaagcccaagcccgaccTCATCGTGCTCCCCGAGATCTGGAACTCGCCCTACGCGGTGACCGCGTTCGCGCAGTACTCTGAGCGCGTGCCCAACGTCAAGGGTGGCAAGGAGGTGGCTGGCTCCGAGCCTGAGGGCGAGAGCATCACGGCGCTGAGGGAGATGGCGCGTGAGGCGGGCGTCTACTTGATCGGCG GCTCGATtcccgagcgcgaggacggaACGGATAACATCTACAACACGCTCACGGCGTACGACCCGGCTG GCAACATCATCGCAAAGCACCGCAAGGTCCACCTGTTCGACATTGACATCCCCGGGCGCCAGACGTTCAAG GAGTCCGACTCGCTCTCGGCCGGCAACGACCTGACCACGTTCGACACGCCGTTCGGCAAGATTGGTGTCGGAATCTGCTACGACATT CGCTTCCCAGAGATGGCCATGATCGCCGCCCGTGAAg GCGCCATCGCCATGATCTACCCCGCCGCGTTCAACACGACGACCGGCCCAATGCACTGGACCCACCTCCAGAAGGCCCG TGCCGTCGACAACCAGATCTATGTCGCCatggcctcgccctcgcgccacCCAGAGGCCGCGTACCAGGCT TACGGCCACTCTTCCGTCGTCGACCCCCTCGGCAACGTcattgacgaggccgacgagcacgaggccaTCATCTACGCCGACATTGACCCCGAGTtgctcgcgacgacgcgacgcaaCCTGCCCGTCACGATCCAGCGGCGGTTTGACGTGTACGCCGACGTGTCCAAGGCTGCCCCGCAGTAG
- the SUP45 gene encoding Eukaryotic peptide chain release factor subunit 1 yields MSSAEETDQAIEIWRYRKLLGMLAASRGAGTSCITLILPPRSQISQANNMLTTEYGTASNIKSRVNRLSVLSAITSTQQKLKLYNRVPDNGLCVFVGTVLNEEGKEKKISFALEPFRPINTSLYMCDSRFHVEALEELLETDSKWGFIIMDGNGSLFGTLSGNTREILYKFNVDLPKKHGRGGQSALRFSRLREEARRNYVRKVAELAVQHFITNDKVNVAGLVLAGSAELKTDLSGSDLFDGRLLAKVVKVVDVSYGGENGFNQAIELAADSLANVKFVQEKKLIQKYFDEIALDTGKYCFGIVDTLKALDMGAVETLIVWEALDTIRNKLRNAAGEEVIVFSSPKDTDREKFIDKATGTEMEPTADPQPLLEWFAENYKDFGATLEFVTNKSQEGSQFVKGFGGIGGLLRYKVSFEDLGDDEDYDDEFYGSDYDSDI; encoded by the exons ATGTCGTctgccgaggag ACTGATCAGGCGATCGAG ATCTGGCGCTACCGCAAGCTGCTCGGCATGCTCGCTGCGTCGCGCGGTGCCGGCACGTCGTGTATCACGCTCATCCTGCCCCCTC GCTCGCAGATCTCGCAGGCAAACAACATGCTTACCACCGAGTACGGTACCGCGTCCAACATCAAGTCGCGCGTGAACAG ATTGTCCGTGCTCTCGGCCATTACCTCGACGCAGCAAAAGCTCAAGCTCTACAACCGTGTCCCCGACAACGGCCTGTGTGTGTTTGTCGGCACCGTTCTCaacgaggagggcaaggagaagaagatcTCGTTCGCCCTCGAGCCCTTCCGCCCCATCAACACGTCGCTGTACATGTGCGACTCGCGCTTCcacgtcgaggccctcgaggagctgctcgagacgGACAGCAAGTGGGGCTTTATTATTATGGACGGTAACGGATCGCTCTTTGGCACGCTCTCGGGCAACACGCGTGAGATCCTGTACAAGTTCAACGTCGACCTGCCCAAGAAGCACGGTCGTGGTGGTCAGTCGGCGCTGCGTTTCTCGCGTCTGCGTGAGGAGGCCCGTCGTAACTACGTCCGCAAGGTCGCAGAACTCGCCGTCCAGCACTTTATCACCAACGACAAGGTCAACGTCGCTGGTTTGGTGTTGGCTGGTTCCGCCGAACTCAAGACGGATCTCTCGGGCTCGGACCTGTTCGACGGCCGTCTGCTGgccaaggtcgtcaaggtcgtcgacgtgtcGTACGGTGGCGAGAACGGCTTCAACCAGGCCAttgagctcgcggccgactcgctcgccaacgTCAAGTTTGTCCAGGAGAAGAAGCTCATCCAGAAGTACTTTGACGAGATTGCCCTCGACACGGGCAAGTACTGCTTTGGTAtcgtcgacacgctcaaggcgctcgacatGGGTGCCGTCGAGACGCTTATTGTCTGggaggcgctcgacacgaTCCGCAACAAGCTCCgcaacgccgccggcgaggaggtcatTGTCTTCTCGTCACCAAAAGACACGGACCGCGAGAAGTTTATCGACAAGGCGACCGGCACCGAGATGGAGCCCACGGCCGACCCCCAGCCTCTGCTCGAGTGGTTCGCCGAGAACTACAAGGACTTTGGCGCCACCCTCGAGTTTGTCACCAACAAGTCACAAGAGGGCTCGCAGTTCGTCAAGGGCTTTGGTGGTATCGGCGGTCTGCTCCGTTACAAGGTCAGCTTTGAGGacctgggcgacgacgaggactaTGACGACGAGTTCTACGGCTCCGACTACGACTCGGACATCTAA